Proteins from one Deinococcus actinosclerus genomic window:
- a CDS encoding polysaccharide deacetylase family protein: MNPTRPARPLLALLATLTLAAQASTATTHALVLAALPGQIQPVAPGTRAAPELPTLTLTPALPYVHTVNVLSNGFITVAHAILTLNAAQHPQARTLAETAVQRVFAARPDLTEVDVSVYDAGSYGGFGGPLPLLTASVPRARLTDFQTWAAGHGAYERAWVNPGPAAVAPRPADRVRETTPTLTTDPAAPLTAQNRARLRDTTAQVAGGEHGGLLYRARRGTTDLAALTFDDAPHPLFEPLLLDLLRRSGAHATFFVIGRNAQAYPYFVRDMAAQGHEVGNHTYHHVRLPPLSPAAVQDELQSTDALLRDLTGKPVRYFRPPGGEYTPATLQAARDAGLTTVFWTDDPGDFQNPGDTVLERRYRAHLHAGGIVLLHDNAPQMLDVLRDFLRYARQEGVALTTVGGLPK; encoded by the coding sequence TTGAACCCCACCCGCCCCGCCCGTCCCCTGCTCGCCCTGCTGGCCACGCTGACCCTCGCCGCCCAGGCCAGCACGGCCACCACGCACGCACTCGTGCTGGCCGCGCTGCCGGGCCAGATTCAACCGGTCGCGCCCGGCACGCGCGCCGCGCCGGAACTGCCCACCCTGACCCTCACGCCCGCCCTGCCGTACGTGCATACCGTGAACGTGCTCAGCAACGGGTTCATCACGGTGGCGCACGCCATCCTGACCCTGAACGCCGCGCAGCACCCCCAGGCCCGCACCCTGGCCGAAACGGCCGTGCAGCGCGTGTTCGCCGCCCGCCCCGACCTGACCGAGGTGGACGTCAGCGTGTACGACGCGGGCAGCTACGGCGGCTTCGGCGGGCCGCTGCCCCTGCTGACCGCCAGCGTGCCCCGCGCCCGCCTGACCGACTTCCAGACCTGGGCCGCCGGACACGGCGCGTACGAGCGCGCCTGGGTCAACCCCGGCCCCGCCGCCGTCGCCCCGCGCCCCGCCGACCGCGTGCGCGAGACCACCCCGACCCTCACCACCGACCCGGCCGCGCCCCTGACCGCCCAGAACCGCGCGCGGCTGCGCGACACCACCGCCCAGGTCGCCGGTGGCGAACACGGCGGCCTGCTGTACCGCGCCCGCCGGGGCACCACGGATCTGGCCGCCCTGACCTTCGACGACGCGCCCCACCCGCTGTTTGAACCGCTGCTGCTGGACCTGCTGCGCCGCAGCGGCGCGCACGCCACGTTCTTCGTGATCGGCCGCAACGCCCAGGCGTACCCGTACTTCGTGCGCGACATGGCCGCCCAGGGCCACGAGGTCGGCAACCACACCTACCACCACGTCCGCCTGCCACCCCTGAGCCCGGCCGCCGTGCAGGACGAACTCCAGAGCACCGACGCCCTGCTGCGCGACCTGACCGGCAAACCCGTGCGCTACTTCCGCCCGCCCGGCGGTGAGTACACGCCCGCGACCCTCCAGGCGGCGCGCGACGCGGGCCTGACCACCGTGTTCTGGACGGACGATCCCGGCGACTTCCAGAACCCCGGCGACACCGTCCTGGAACGCCGCTACCGCGCCCACCTGCATGCGGGCGGGATCGTGCTGCTGCACGACAACGCGCCGCAGATGCTCGATGTGCTGCGGGACTTCCTGCGCTACGCCCGGCAGGAGGGCGTGGCCCTGACCACCGTCGGCGGCCTCCCGAAATAA
- a CDS encoding ABC transporter ATP-binding protein: protein MTDTLHRTTPAANDVGQELRIEGLAAGYGKVQVLWDVSLHAAPGEFVAVIGANGAGKTTTLRAVSGVVKPSAGRITLGGVDITRAEPSRVVALGLGHVPEGRELFPHMTVRENLDLGAAMSAAARARAAETLGEVYALFPRLQERAGQLAGTLSGGEQQMVAVGRALMARPSVLVVDEPSLGLSPLMTQTVFEALKAVNAQGVTVVLVEQNVNLSLKLAHRAYVLENGQVVGEGTGAALLADPAVREAYLAL, encoded by the coding sequence ATGACCGACACACTGCATCGGACGACCCCCGCAGCGAATGACGTGGGGCAGGAATTGAGGATCGAGGGTCTGGCCGCCGGGTACGGGAAGGTGCAGGTGCTGTGGGACGTCTCGCTGCACGCCGCGCCGGGCGAGTTCGTGGCGGTGATTGGCGCGAACGGGGCGGGCAAGACCACCACGCTGCGCGCCGTGAGTGGCGTCGTGAAACCCAGCGCGGGCCGCATCACGCTGGGCGGCGTGGACATCACGCGGGCCGAACCGAGCCGCGTGGTGGCGCTGGGCCTGGGGCACGTCCCGGAAGGCCGCGAGCTCTTCCCGCACATGACGGTCCGCGAGAACCTGGATCTGGGCGCGGCCATGAGCGCCGCCGCCCGCGCACGCGCCGCCGAGACGCTGGGCGAGGTGTACGCGCTGTTCCCCCGGTTGCAGGAACGCGCGGGGCAGCTGGCGGGCACGCTGTCGGGCGGGGAGCAGCAGATGGTCGCGGTGGGCCGCGCGCTGATGGCCCGCCCCAGCGTGCTGGTCGTGGACGAACCCAGCCTGGGCCTGTCGCCGCTGATGACGCAGACGGTGTTCGAGGCGCTGAAGGCCGTGAACGCGCAGGGCGTGACGGTCGTGCTCGTCGAGCAGAACGTGAACCTCAGCCTGAAGCTGGCGCACCGGGCGTACGTGCTGGAGAACGGGCAGGTCGTGGGGGAGGGCACGGGCGCGGCGCTGCTGGCCGACCCGGCGGTGCGTGAGGCGTATCTGGCGCTGTGA
- a CDS encoding ABC transporter ATP-binding protein yields MTAATTSGGAFSPTPQGTEVLRAEGLSKRFGGLKAVQDVSFTHHQGEILAVIGPNGAGKTTLLNLLSGVYRPSAGRLHLMGRDVTALPMEARCHAGLGRAFQIVRPFPEMTVHENVTVGALFGKPGQRLPEARERAWALLERTGLAAHADKAAHELTLLQDKRLEVARALATNPSVLLLDEVMAGLRPGEAQEAVALVRGVRESGVSVLFIEHIMPVVRDLADRVVVMDQGQVLAQGTYREVTADPRVVSAYLGTEEGLQA; encoded by the coding sequence GTGACCGCTGCCACCACATCCGGGGGCGCCTTCTCCCCCACTCCGCAGGGCACCGAGGTGCTGCGTGCCGAGGGCCTCTCGAAGCGTTTCGGGGGTCTGAAGGCCGTGCAGGACGTGTCGTTCACGCACCATCAGGGTGAGATCCTGGCGGTGATCGGGCCGAACGGGGCGGGCAAGACGACGCTGCTGAACCTGCTGTCCGGCGTGTACCGCCCGTCGGCGGGACGGCTGCACCTGATGGGCCGCGACGTAACGGCACTGCCCATGGAGGCCCGCTGTCACGCCGGGCTGGGCCGCGCGTTCCAGATCGTGCGTCCCTTCCCGGAGATGACCGTGCACGAGAACGTCACGGTGGGCGCGCTGTTCGGCAAGCCCGGTCAGCGCCTGCCGGAGGCGCGCGAGCGGGCCTGGGCGCTGCTGGAACGCACCGGGCTGGCCGCGCACGCCGACAAGGCCGCGCATGAACTGACGCTGCTGCAGGACAAGCGGCTGGAGGTGGCGCGCGCCCTGGCGACCAACCCCAGCGTGCTGCTGCTGGACGAGGTGATGGCGGGCCTGCGTCCCGGCGAGGCGCAGGAGGCCGTGGCGCTCGTGCGCGGCGTGCGCGAGAGCGGCGTGAGCGTGCTGTTCATCGAGCACATCATGCCGGTCGTGCGGGATCTGGCCGACCGGGTGGTCGTGATGGATCAGGGGCAGGTGCTCGCGCAGGGCACCTACCGCGAGGTGACGGCCGACCCGCGCGTGGTCAGCGCGTACCTGGGCACGGAAGAAGGATTACAGGCATGA